One stretch of Cryptococcus neoformans var. neoformans B-3501A chromosome 5, whole genome shotgun sequence DNA includes these proteins:
- a CDS encoding hypothetical protein (Match to EST gb|CF188462.1|CF188462) codes for MTSSPTPTAPCPILIDTSGEPYIPIPSHPELKLTMRKESDIDDLLVLFNTPEIGKWFWRRPFPYKPSDAGVFMSPVPRFATYISTTLLPSLPFPPSPPLPHAENFFPFSVLRTASDGKMIGIVFLSPGAEDKGGEEGTWELAYDLLPAWWGKGVGTGMINAGLGYLEWIGAKKVVAFHEPENAASGAVLCKTGFTRVEDKKLIWPEEKGGGERVVYGWEKRLLRH; via the exons ATGACATCCTCCCCTACCCCTACTGCACCCTGTCCGATCCTTATCGACACTTCCGGCGAACCGTACATCCCGATCCCCTCTCATCCCGAACTCAAGCTCACCATGAGAAAGGAATCAGATATCGATGATCTC CTCGTACTGTTCAACACTCCTGAAATCGGTAAATGGTTCTGGCGTCGTCCATTCCC GTATAAACCCTCCGACGCTGGCGTGTTCATGTCCCCCGTCCCCCGTTTCGCCACATacatctccaccaccctcctcccctcccttcctttcccgCCCTCCCCACCCTTACCGCACGCCGAAAActtctttccattctcTGTCCTTCGTACCGCTTCGGACGGCAAGATGATCGGCATTGTCTTCCTCAGCCCTGGTGCCGAGGACaagggaggggaagaagggacatGGGAGTTGGCGTACGATTTGTTACCTGCTTGGTGGGGTAAAGGTGTGGGGACCGGGATGATCAATGCTGGATTGGGGTATTTGGAATGGATAGGCGCAAAGAAGGTTGTCGCT TTCCATGAACCCGAGAACGCAGCGTCCGGTGCAGTACTTTGCAAAACAGGTTTCACGCGAGTGGAGGATAAAAAGCTTATATGGCCCGAAGAGAAAGGTGGCGGTGAACGAGTGGTTTACGGTTGGGAGAAAAGACTGCTGAGGCACTAG